One window of Candidatus Nitrospira kreftii genomic DNA carries:
- a CDS encoding hypothetical protein (conserved protein of unknown function) has product MIVVSPITRGGVVLVLLLMNGCGQPPAQQREAAQKAVDDANTAEAETYAKDD; this is encoded by the coding sequence ATGATTGTTGTGTCGCCGATCACAAGGGGTGGAGTCGTCCTCGTCCTCTTATTGATGAACGGCTGTGGGCAACCGCCCGCCCAGCAACGTGAAGCAGCTCAGAAGGCGGTCGACGATGCCAACACTGCGGAGGCGGAGACCTATGCGAAGGATGATTGA
- a CDS encoding hypothetical protein (conserved exported protein of unknown function) — protein MTCRRWLSATLFTVTLVSTLSVWAYEETTVSDGGALTGSVKLTGLVPKPKGYNLTTLPDPFYCGRISDGQGWRILQPFNVGPAGEFREVVVYLEGIDKGKPFDERAVPQIEARDCLFLPFTTIVRDHQPVTVVNMDPVMHDIQAYETSQLGARVLFNVPLPMNPQHPRNFKDRSEAALYHKHMAGAPMKELVTLSKDRRIFVMQCGFHAYMESWGVSVRNPYFAKTDERGRFTITDVPPGTYKLVVWHPYIRTVNEHTVTIAPKGTTEAMLVVPAPTGRLYANEVLEHDYVRYGVTEEQKKEIEPMIHKQEH, from the coding sequence ATGACGTGTCGTCGCTGGCTCTCTGCAACCCTGTTCACTGTTACGCTGGTAAGTACGTTGTCCGTCTGGGCCTATGAAGAAACCACAGTGTCGGACGGTGGAGCGCTCACAGGATCGGTGAAGCTAACCGGCCTCGTGCCGAAGCCCAAAGGCTACAACCTGACCACCTTGCCGGATCCCTTCTACTGCGGACGTATTTCTGATGGACAAGGCTGGCGCATCCTGCAGCCGTTTAATGTGGGACCGGCGGGAGAGTTTCGGGAGGTTGTGGTCTATCTGGAGGGCATCGACAAGGGCAAACCCTTCGACGAAAGAGCTGTGCCGCAGATTGAAGCGAGAGACTGCCTGTTTCTGCCGTTCACGACCATTGTGCGGGACCATCAACCAGTCACGGTGGTCAACATGGATCCGGTCATGCACGACATCCAAGCCTATGAGACATCACAGTTGGGTGCGCGCGTCCTCTTCAACGTCCCGCTCCCGATGAATCCACAACATCCGCGTAACTTTAAGGATCGCAGCGAGGCCGCGCTGTATCACAAGCACATGGCCGGGGCGCCGATGAAAGAATTGGTCACGCTCAGCAAAGACCGCCGGATCTTCGTGATGCAATGTGGTTTCCATGCGTACATGGAGAGTTGGGGTGTGTCGGTCAGGAATCCATACTTTGCCAAGACGGATGAGCGGGGGCGGTTTACAATCACCGATGTGCCCCCCGGCACCTACAAACTGGTGGTGTGGCATCCGTACATCCGCACGGTCAACGAGCACACCGTCACGATTGCGCCGAAGGGAACCACGGAGGCGATGCTCGTGGTCCCGGCTCCGACCGGGCGGCTGTATGCCAACGAGGTGTTGGAACATGACTACGTGCGGTATGGCGTGACCGAGGAGCAGAAAAAAGAGATCGAGCCGATGATCCACAAACAAGAACACTAA
- a CDS encoding hypothetical protein (conserved protein of unknown function), with translation MKKFGRLSPRAARVWLGCVIGGGLLAVSSIAWAKEMTFMARDVEDQQAVWLPGEIIIHRSTDLTEPLMFRFENPTERTHMFESPGLFESVEEQGVQVTRPVRITIPPEGTEQIVIDRDRMASDATADEGETVTYRFYCPLHRADADMGGRIVVEK, from the coding sequence ATGAAGAAATTTGGGAGACTCTCCCCTCGTGCCGCGAGAGTATGGCTTGGGTGTGTGATTGGTGGCGGGCTGCTGGCCGTGTCGTCTATCGCATGGGCGAAGGAAATGACCTTTATGGCACGTGATGTCGAAGATCAGCAAGCGGTGTGGCTACCCGGTGAAATCATCATTCACCGAAGCACGGATCTGACAGAGCCGCTGATGTTTCGGTTTGAAAATCCAACTGAACGGACCCATATGTTTGAATCTCCAGGGTTATTTGAGTCTGTAGAAGAGCAAGGTGTTCAGGTCACCAGGCCGGTTCGGATCACCATTCCGCCAGAGGGGACTGAGCAGATCGTGATCGACAGGGATCGGATGGCGAGCGATGCGACCGCCGACGAGGGGGAGACGGTGACCTATCGATTCTACTGCCCCCTTCATCGGGCAGATGCAGATATGGGTGGCAGAATCGTCGTGGAAAAATAG
- a CDS encoding hypothetical protein (conserved protein of unknown function) translates to MSGHADIVVVQLPRGATAMVWMDLATGTVATSHAGLQVTLRRGVKNWAGHLVLPQDGSNFLSAVYDHFFLNGYPVQWLRLSGLKKVQRIYRV, encoded by the coding sequence ATGTCAGGACATGCGGACATCGTCGTGGTGCAGTTGCCGAGAGGGGCCACGGCGATGGTGTGGATGGACCTAGCCACGGGCACTGTGGCGACCAGCCATGCCGGACTACAGGTGACGCTGCGGCGGGGTGTCAAAAATTGGGCCGGTCATCTTGTGCTTCCACAAGACGGATCGAACTTCCTGTCCGCCGTGTATGACCATTTCTTTCTCAACGGGTACCCCGTCCAGTGGCTCAGGCTCTCAGGTCTGAAAAAGGTTCAACGTATCTATCGTGTCTAG
- a CDS encoding hypothetical protein (conserved protein of unknown function) — protein MRVRRDGAVKSAVWFAATAWAVLAGGHDIAYAQAAGMGAPPSKVEIIIKDRQHGYETAGFTMPSQETIIVVRNQDSVTHGFASTLFKDIPVKVEGGSEIRAKQFKSFHVDAGKTMTLRFATAPSNFDPMTGGAESVRHVLWCDIHPEVKGELFVIETRGDIGGG, from the coding sequence ATGAGGGTGCGTCGAGATGGAGCGGTGAAGTCAGCCGTTTGGTTTGCTGCCACTGCATGGGCGGTATTGGCCGGTGGCCATGATATCGCCTATGCGCAGGCTGCGGGGATGGGAGCGCCGCCCTCAAAGGTGGAGATCATCATCAAGGATCGCCAGCACGGCTATGAGACCGCTGGGTTCACAATGCCGTCGCAGGAGACGATCATCGTCGTCAGAAACCAGGATTCCGTCACTCACGGGTTTGCGTCAACGTTGTTTAAAGACATTCCCGTGAAGGTGGAGGGAGGATCTGAGATACGAGCCAAGCAATTCAAGTCGTTCCACGTCGACGCGGGAAAGACAATGACGCTGCGTTTCGCGACAGCGCCTTCGAACTTCGATCCGATGACAGGTGGAGCCGAAAGTGTGCGACATGTCTTGTGGTGCGACATCCATCCTGAGGTGAAAGGGGAGTTGTTCGTGATTGAAACTCGGGGAGATATCGGAGGCGGATGA
- a CDS encoding hypothetical protein (conserved protein of unknown function): protein MTTIWGRLEQIAEGRCVQVRAAMPGNAAILIRIIIGNQTRIARGVEQVPLANLREGEFVGVTFRAACTGLVNADTIYAQPEFVMSEAKSPSSV from the coding sequence ATGACCACGATCTGGGGCCGCCTCGAACAGATTGCCGAGGGTCGGTGCGTTCAAGTCAGAGCGGCCATGCCGGGAAATGCGGCGATCCTCATTCGCATCATCATCGGTAACCAGACGCGTATCGCGAGAGGAGTCGAGCAGGTGCCTCTTGCCAATCTTCGCGAAGGAGAGTTCGTGGGAGTCACCTTCCGCGCGGCATGCACAGGTCTTGTGAACGCCGACACAATCTATGCCCAACCAGAATTCGTGATGAGTGAGGCGAAATCCCCGTCCTCAGTGTGA
- a CDS encoding Regulatory protein AtoC, with product MTNPAKILIVDDEVNIRNALVTLLERKGYRARGVATAEEGLDLLETTGMDLVITDLRMPGISGMEFLRRLQTKWPGTEVMVMTAYGSIETAVEAMRAGAYDYLTKPIDRERFPIMVEKALERHRLSIENQRLRDRLETRTRFEQMVGESEAMQRIYGLVEMVASSDVTVLLTGESGTGKEPVARAIHHKSLRADGPFITLNCGALPDALFESELFGYEKGAFTGAMTTKAGRFELADGGTLLLDEVGELSLKSQVDFLRVLETKEFRRLGGTKLITVDARIIAATNRNLEEAVKQGAFREDLFYRLNVVPIQLPPLRERGDDIPLLVETLLPELCAQHQRASKEVSREAMRLLRLYAWPGNIRQLRNLLERLVVTVREGMILPQHLPEEIQASQEDVRTMVVTLGNPLEDIEKEVIRRTLVEVTNHREKAAKLLGISLRSLQYKIKEYGIRE from the coding sequence ATGACCAACCCCGCGAAGATCCTCATTGTTGACGACGAGGTGAACATTCGCAACGCGCTGGTGACCCTCCTGGAAAGGAAGGGATATCGGGCCCGAGGCGTGGCGACGGCGGAAGAAGGGTTGGATCTGCTTGAAACGACCGGGATGGATCTGGTGATTACCGACTTGCGCATGCCGGGAATCAGCGGGATGGAATTTCTGCGGAGACTGCAGACGAAATGGCCCGGCACGGAAGTGATGGTTATGACAGCCTATGGCTCCATCGAAACCGCCGTGGAGGCGATGCGTGCCGGAGCCTACGATTATCTCACCAAGCCCATCGATCGCGAGCGGTTCCCCATCATGGTGGAGAAAGCGCTCGAACGACACCGTCTCTCCATCGAAAACCAGCGGCTCCGAGATCGACTCGAAACGAGAACACGTTTCGAGCAAATGGTCGGCGAAAGCGAGGCCATGCAGCGGATCTACGGCCTTGTGGAGATGGTGGCATCCAGCGATGTGACCGTCTTGCTCACAGGCGAAAGCGGAACCGGCAAGGAACCTGTCGCCCGAGCCATACACCACAAAAGCCTGAGGGCCGATGGGCCGTTTATTACCCTGAATTGCGGGGCATTACCTGACGCGCTCTTCGAGAGCGAGTTGTTCGGCTATGAGAAAGGCGCCTTCACCGGCGCGATGACGACCAAGGCCGGACGGTTCGAGCTGGCCGACGGCGGCACGTTGTTGCTCGATGAAGTGGGTGAACTCTCACTGAAATCTCAAGTCGATTTTTTGCGCGTGCTGGAAACCAAGGAGTTCAGGCGCCTGGGTGGAACCAAGCTGATTACGGTCGATGCCCGCATCATCGCCGCCACCAATCGCAATCTTGAGGAAGCGGTCAAACAGGGCGCGTTTCGCGAGGATCTCTTTTATCGACTCAATGTCGTCCCCATTCAATTGCCGCCACTGCGCGAACGTGGTGATGATATTCCCCTCCTCGTTGAAACGCTCCTACCAGAATTGTGCGCGCAGCATCAACGCGCGTCAAAGGAGGTCTCACGAGAAGCTATGAGACTCTTACGGCTGTACGCCTGGCCGGGAAATATCCGACAACTCCGCAATCTCCTCGAACGACTGGTTGTGACCGTACGTGAGGGGATGATCCTGCCCCAGCATTTGCCGGAGGAGATTCAGGCCAGCCAGGAAGATGTTCGAACCATGGTCGTCACCCTCGGAAATCCTCTGGAAGACATTGAGAAAGAAGTGATCCGACGGACGCTTGTCGAAGTCACCAACCACCGCGAGAAAGCCGCCAAGCTGCTCGGTATCAGCCTGCGGTCTCTCCAGTACAAGATCAAAGAATACGGGATCCGCGAGTAA
- a CDS encoding hypothetical protein (conserved protein of unknown function) — MPTFIISGSRGTDDPTMATLPFMAAKTAKEQGHDVILWLWNEAVTLGRKGVADHVTGVNLTPLKELLAAVQAAGVPIWVCGACAIARQVDTADLVAGASIKGMPDYIKAVAERDRSVAF, encoded by the coding sequence ATGCCGACGTTCATTATTTCAGGTAGTCGAGGGACGGACGATCCCACGATGGCGACCTTGCCCTTTATGGCCGCCAAGACGGCCAAAGAGCAAGGACACGACGTAATTCTGTGGCTATGGAACGAAGCCGTGACGTTGGGTCGCAAGGGTGTGGCGGATCATGTGACCGGCGTAAACCTGACCCCGCTGAAAGAGCTGCTTGCTGCCGTACAAGCGGCAGGAGTGCCGATCTGGGTCTGCGGAGCTTGTGCAATCGCCAGACAAGTCGACACGGCAGATCTGGTAGCCGGCGCGTCTATTAAAGGCATGCCGGATTACATCAAGGCCGTAGCTGAACGCGATCGAAGCGTCGCATTCTGA
- a CDS encoding hypothetical protein (conserved protein of unknown function), whose protein sequence is MAPLTSWLPVRSHQEFDLVVKIVGAPASGLAQGWTPIAQALVRQGLSVMSQTGRLNGKVGKCVLSIRLATRPFSSMGHGCDVLVYLGKKASEYGRVGLQPGSLLLWDPPSDQQSFSGLPNGVVAYPVPFQALSIQSGERFEGKGFAALGVLFHLLGVSAGTLDQWTASVAAPRSFASGVAFARDELEKHDPYALPSIEPNGRSGVLLRCEHAILLGYAVSVCECRTGCETDLVTSPARWTAHHLRLAESMVSLLKSDGYPGMQIYRGLQGKVLTVLRGNESAMAACLKAVTTPRIFVATDVPDIIRLVKAGHELIRNGLSDGVGVLIEEDLASRQHSIDTWTLADWIRPQHSVEPDRDGCVPSETHDTMIERDEGDAEADIGFVAWGMAQGVVRDAVALCRSFGLNVAGLYPRQIVPFCHDDLESFARTVRRVVLVESGQTPSSWNCLRPSFSFDYGTLTPPQGQPLTPMDIFLREGLGAVETTETQPRGKE, encoded by the coding sequence ATGGCACCATTGACGAGTTGGCTACCAGTGCGCTCCCATCAAGAATTCGATCTCGTCGTCAAGATTGTAGGCGCTCCCGCATCAGGGCTCGCACAAGGCTGGACCCCGATCGCCCAGGCGTTGGTCCGACAAGGGCTGTCGGTCATGAGCCAAACGGGACGGCTCAACGGAAAAGTCGGTAAATGTGTCCTCAGTATCCGTCTCGCGACCAGGCCGTTCAGTTCGATGGGCCATGGATGCGACGTCCTGGTGTACTTGGGCAAGAAGGCCTCAGAGTATGGGCGTGTCGGACTCCAGCCGGGCAGTCTCCTCCTGTGGGATCCGCCGTCCGATCAGCAATCATTTTCGGGGCTGCCCAACGGCGTGGTGGCCTATCCGGTTCCCTTTCAGGCCCTTTCGATTCAGAGTGGGGAGAGATTCGAAGGCAAAGGGTTTGCTGCGCTGGGCGTGCTCTTCCACTTGCTCGGTGTGTCGGCGGGCACGCTGGATCAATGGACGGCGTCGGTCGCGGCGCCGCGATCATTTGCATCGGGTGTAGCGTTTGCTCGTGATGAACTCGAGAAGCACGACCCCTATGCCCTTCCGTCGATCGAACCCAACGGCCGGAGCGGCGTGCTCCTGAGGTGCGAACACGCCATCCTCTTGGGATATGCGGTGAGTGTGTGCGAGTGCCGGACCGGATGCGAGACCGATCTCGTGACGTCGCCGGCGCGATGGACCGCGCACCATCTGAGACTTGCCGAATCCATGGTCTCCCTCCTGAAGAGCGACGGGTATCCCGGTATGCAGATCTATCGAGGCCTGCAAGGAAAGGTCCTGACGGTGCTCCGAGGGAACGAGTCCGCGATGGCCGCGTGCCTCAAGGCTGTTACGACGCCAAGAATCTTTGTGGCAACCGATGTTCCGGACATTATCCGTCTGGTCAAGGCAGGACACGAGCTGATTCGCAACGGATTGAGCGATGGTGTCGGAGTACTGATCGAGGAGGACCTCGCCTCCCGTCAGCACAGCATCGATACCTGGACCCTGGCTGATTGGATCAGACCCCAGCACAGTGTGGAGCCGGATCGCGATGGATGTGTTCCGTCCGAGACGCACGATACCATGATCGAGCGGGATGAGGGAGACGCTGAGGCGGACATTGGATTCGTCGCCTGGGGAATGGCGCAGGGAGTGGTGCGAGATGCGGTGGCGCTCTGCCGAAGTTTTGGGCTCAACGTCGCGGGACTGTATCCGAGACAGATTGTGCCGTTCTGCCACGATGACCTCGAGTCCTTTGCCAGAACCGTCCGTCGGGTCGTCCTTGTCGAATCGGGCCAGACACCGAGCTCGTGGAACTGCCTACGCCCTTCATTCTCGTTCGACTACGGGACACTGACACCGCCGCAAGGTCAGCCCCTGACACCGATGGATATTTTCCTTCGCGAGGGATTGGGCGCCGTAGAAACCACAGAGACACAACCCAGAGGAAAGGAGTAA
- a CDS encoding putative carbon monoxide dehydrogenase beta subunit/acetyl-CoA synthase epsilon subunit — protein sequence MEPYEMTVGPEGYLPPSVSERGVIGPSKGEGLVLGKRVPEQQAIDEAARRLLHAKNPTIFPDPLVLWAWNEQAVRESIVIKALADAVPAKLIPMADYRPKYPKIVAEKEINPNHPNLTIWKNKIDVCFFVGVHCHQSNIALKIIRGGTDCFTIALCTFSGDDEAHLTIRDLTADTIQRITDSVYRQKGTRPS from the coding sequence ATGGAACCATATGAAATGACGGTGGGGCCTGAGGGATATCTTCCCCCCTCCGTTTCGGAACGCGGCGTGATCGGTCCCTCGAAAGGCGAGGGGCTTGTGCTGGGGAAACGGGTGCCGGAGCAGCAGGCGATTGATGAAGCAGCGCGCCGGCTCCTTCACGCGAAGAATCCGACCATATTCCCCGATCCTCTGGTGCTGTGGGCATGGAACGAACAGGCGGTTCGGGAGTCGATCGTCATCAAGGCCCTAGCGGACGCCGTTCCGGCCAAACTCATCCCCATGGCGGACTACCGTCCCAAATATCCCAAGATCGTGGCTGAAAAAGAAATCAATCCAAACCATCCGAATCTCACGATCTGGAAAAACAAGATCGATGTCTGTTTCTTCGTCGGCGTCCACTGCCATCAATCCAATATCGCCCTCAAGATCATTCGTGGCGGTACGGATTGTTTCACGATCGCGCTCTGTACCTTCAGCGGCGACGACGAGGCGCATCTCACGATTCGTGACTTGACCGCCGATACGATTCAGCGCATCACAGATTCGGTGTATCGTCAAAAAGGAACTCGCCCATCGTAG
- a CDS encoding putative Sensor histidine kinase, which translates to MFRPIPETTVFRRIPYRLIASVLLILALVVSVILLFSLERDKLLLEGFSEGKRIPTELFPALWQSRSDLVVVTLLVFLVSAIGIAAVITFLHYDSTRRTLEEVKGLARNILQSIPTGVLTLNRSGVITAVNPMAEAVLKRSGTDLLGHSYESVFTEGDTIRGALDEALHTHEYSKQKDVPYGTHDGIVHSIRIGTAELTGDDGQPAGVILQAQDVTEWLVLERRVLVAEKLAALHTLSAGVAHELRNPLSAMDLNLHLLDETLKEGGGLAQDVAHYLQVVNAECRRLSVILDNFMKFARPTSMGLHDVDLRTVIAHIMALMQFEAQERKIQLEERVEEALPPVFGDETQISQVLVNIMVNAFQAMPDGGRCSIITQVQRNADARWVEVVVSDTGVGIKKDDLSHLFEPFYTTKAGGTGLGLAIAYRIMQDHGGAIRVSSVFGVGTTVVVQLPVGATSLEKLEVGS; encoded by the coding sequence ATGTTCAGGCCGATTCCAGAAACTACCGTCTTCCGAAGGATTCCCTATCGGCTGATCGCATCCGTCCTTTTGATTCTGGCCCTGGTTGTCTCCGTCATTCTGCTCTTCAGTCTGGAACGCGACAAACTTCTCCTGGAGGGTTTCAGCGAGGGCAAGAGGATTCCGACGGAACTATTTCCGGCTCTGTGGCAATCGCGAAGCGACCTAGTCGTCGTGACGCTTCTTGTATTCTTGGTGAGTGCGATCGGAATTGCGGCAGTCATCACGTTTCTGCACTACGACAGTACGCGTCGCACACTTGAGGAGGTGAAGGGATTAGCGCGCAATATCTTGCAGAGTATCCCGACCGGCGTCTTGACTCTGAACCGATCCGGAGTGATCACCGCCGTCAATCCCATGGCAGAGGCCGTGCTGAAACGCTCAGGGACAGACCTGTTGGGTCACTCCTATGAATCGGTCTTTACGGAAGGAGATACCATCCGTGGAGCACTGGATGAAGCGCTACACACACATGAGTACTCGAAACAGAAGGATGTACCCTACGGAACTCACGATGGGATCGTTCACAGCATCCGCATCGGTACTGCCGAATTGACTGGAGATGACGGACAACCAGCAGGCGTCATCTTGCAAGCTCAGGATGTCACGGAATGGCTGGTGCTCGAACGGCGCGTGCTCGTTGCGGAGAAACTCGCCGCGCTGCATACCTTGTCCGCCGGCGTCGCGCATGAACTACGGAATCCGCTGAGCGCGATGGATTTGAACCTGCATCTGCTTGATGAAACATTGAAAGAAGGGGGTGGGCTGGCGCAGGACGTGGCGCACTATCTTCAAGTCGTGAACGCCGAATGTCGACGCCTCTCCGTGATTTTGGATAACTTCATGAAGTTTGCGCGTCCCACCTCAATGGGTCTCCATGACGTGGACTTGCGAACGGTCATCGCACACATCATGGCACTCATGCAATTCGAGGCCCAAGAGCGGAAGATCCAACTGGAGGAACGAGTTGAAGAAGCATTACCTCCAGTGTTTGGAGACGAGACACAAATCAGCCAGGTCCTGGTGAACATCATGGTCAACGCATTCCAAGCCATGCCGGACGGTGGACGGTGTTCCATCATCACGCAGGTTCAGAGGAATGCCGACGCTCGCTGGGTGGAAGTCGTGGTGTCGGATACAGGCGTTGGAATCAAGAAGGACGATCTGTCGCACCTATTCGAGCCCTTTTACACCACCAAAGCTGGCGGAACAGGCCTCGGCCTTGCTATTGCCTATCGAATCATGCAGGACCACGGCGGCGCCATTCGCGTTTCTAGCGTATTCGGCGTCGGGACCACCGTGGTCGTGCAACTCCCCGTAGGAGCCACGTCGCTTGAGAAGCTTGAGGTAGGTTCATGA
- a CDS encoding hypothetical protein (conserved exported protein of unknown function), with the protein MKTKMFPLLAILVFFGVSNGAAERHMMQPRVPADKLAEARALRSPLPASQEIVEKGKALYHGKGTCFTCHGMDGDGTGPGGAQLNPSPRNFQHHGFWRHRTEGEIFWVIKHGSPGTGMIGFGQVLEDHEIWSILQYERTFAGMHGPGMRGHSGGMGPMRGSEGGMGHRGRKGEMGE; encoded by the coding sequence ATGAAGACGAAGATGTTTCCGTTGCTGGCTATTTTGGTGTTCTTCGGGGTCTCCAACGGTGCGGCAGAACGACATATGATGCAACCGAGAGTACCAGCCGATAAGCTGGCCGAAGCCCGAGCTCTCAGGAGCCCGCTCCCCGCATCTCAAGAAATCGTAGAAAAAGGGAAGGCGCTCTACCACGGCAAGGGCACGTGCTTCACCTGTCATGGAATGGACGGGGACGGCACAGGACCTGGGGGCGCCCAACTGAATCCTTCCCCTCGGAATTTTCAACACCATGGGTTTTGGCGGCACCGCACCGAGGGAGAAATATTCTGGGTGATCAAACACGGCTCTCCCGGTACCGGTATGATCGGGTTTGGGCAGGTCCTGGAGGATCACGAAATCTGGTCCATCCTACAGTATGAGCGCACCTTCGCAGGCATGCACGGACCGGGAATGAGAGGTCATAGCGGCGGGATGGGGCCGATGAGAGGATCCGAAGGCGGGATGGGACATCGTGGACGGAAAGGCGAGATGGGTGAATAA